The following coding sequences lie in one Sinorhizobium fredii USDA 257 genomic window:
- a CDS encoding extracellular solute-binding protein, with product MLEFGGMGQAKLATAFLAMSLLLAPLAEAQEQPAWHHGLSLIGELKYPPGFKHFDYANPDAPKGGDIRLSQTGTFDSFNPLLATKGEAAVGLALVFDTLMKPADDEISTAYGLLAESVSYPDDISSATFRLRQEAKWQDGKPVTPEDVVFSFEKAKELNPLYQSYYGHVVKAEKTGDRDVTFHFDEKNNRELPHILGQILIVPKHWWEGAGPDGKPRDIARTTLEPVMGSGPYRIASFSAGGTIRYERRGDYWGASLNVNLGQNNFNSITYSFFGDRDVEFEAFRSGNIDYWTENQARRWATGFDFPAAKEGRVKREEIPNPFRATGVMQAMVPNMRRKPFDDERVRQALNYALDFEELNRTIFFNQYQRVNSFFFGTELASSGLPEGAELKILNDVKEFVPPEVFTTPYTNPVGGTPEKARDNLRKAIALLKDAGFELKGNRMVNKGTGKPFVFEILVNSPALERVALPYTQNLKRIGIEASVRMVDPSQYTNRERSFDYDMTWEVWGQTLSPGNEQADYWGSKAASREGSRNYAGISDPGVDALIQRVIFAKDRETLVAATKALDRVLLAHNYVIPLYYKLKANIAYWDKFGRPAELPKYAIGFPDVWWFKSAASQ from the coding sequence ATGCTGGAATTTGGCGGTATGGGGCAAGCGAAACTGGCAACCGCATTCCTGGCAATGTCCCTGCTCCTTGCGCCCTTGGCAGAGGCCCAAGAACAACCAGCCTGGCATCACGGCCTGTCGCTGATCGGTGAACTCAAATACCCGCCCGGTTTCAAGCATTTCGATTATGCAAACCCCGATGCTCCGAAGGGCGGAGACATCAGACTCTCGCAGACCGGGACTTTCGACAGTTTCAATCCGCTCCTCGCGACCAAAGGGGAGGCGGCCGTAGGGCTGGCCCTCGTCTTCGACACGCTGATGAAACCGGCGGATGACGAGATTTCGACGGCCTACGGGCTTCTCGCCGAGAGCGTCTCCTATCCCGATGACATCTCGTCGGCGACCTTCCGCCTGCGGCAAGAGGCGAAGTGGCAGGACGGAAAGCCGGTTACACCCGAGGACGTCGTCTTCAGCTTCGAGAAAGCGAAGGAACTGAACCCGCTTTATCAAAGCTATTACGGACATGTGGTGAAGGCGGAAAAAACCGGCGATCGCGACGTCACCTTCCACTTCGACGAGAAGAATAATCGCGAACTGCCGCACATTCTCGGTCAGATCCTGATCGTGCCGAAACATTGGTGGGAAGGGGCCGGGCCGGACGGCAAGCCGCGCGACATCGCCCGCACGACGCTCGAGCCGGTCATGGGATCCGGCCCCTATCGCATCGCCTCGTTCTCCGCCGGTGGCACGATCCGCTACGAGCGGCGCGGCGACTATTGGGGCGCCTCGCTCAACGTCAATCTCGGGCAGAACAACTTCAACTCGATCACCTACTCCTTCTTCGGCGACCGCGACGTCGAATTCGAGGCCTTCCGTTCCGGCAACATCGACTACTGGACCGAGAACCAGGCGAGGCGCTGGGCAACCGGCTTCGATTTCCCAGCGGCAAAGGAAGGCCGTGTCAAGCGCGAGGAAATCCCTAACCCCTTCCGGGCGACGGGTGTGATGCAGGCGATGGTTCCGAACATGCGCCGCAAGCCTTTCGACGACGAGCGCGTGCGCCAGGCGCTGAATTATGCCCTCGACTTCGAGGAACTGAATCGAACGATCTTCTTTAATCAGTACCAGCGTGTGAACAGCTTCTTCTTCGGCACCGAGCTCGCCTCGTCGGGCCTGCCCGAAGGCGCGGAACTGAAAATCCTGAACGATGTCAAGGAGTTCGTGCCGCCGGAGGTATTCACCACGCCCTACACAAATCCGGTCGGAGGCACACCGGAAAAGGCGCGCGACAACCTGCGCAAGGCAATCGCGCTGCTCAAGGATGCCGGCTTTGAACTAAAGGGCAACCGCATGGTGAACAAGGGGACTGGCAAGCCTTTCGTCTTCGAAATTCTGGTAAACAGCCCAGCGCTCGAGCGGGTCGCGCTCCCCTATACGCAGAACCTCAAGCGAATCGGCATCGAGGCGAGCGTGCGTATGGTCGATCCGTCGCAATATACGAACCGGGAGCGTAGCTTCGATTACGACATGACCTGGGAGGTCTGGGGCCAGACCCTGAGCCCCGGAAACGAGCAGGCGGATTACTGGGGGTCGAAGGCGGCCTCGCGCGAAGGGTCCAGGAACTATGCCGGCATATCCGATCCCGGCGTCGACGCATTGATCCAGCGCGTCATCTTCGCCAAGGACCGGGAGACGCTCGTTGCGGCGACGAAAGCGCTCGACCGTGTCCTGCTCGCCCACAATTACGTCATCCCCCTCTACTACAAGCTCAAGGCCAATATCGCCTATTGGGACAAGTTCGGCCGGCCCGCGGAATTGCCGAAATATGCGATCGGCTTTCCCGACGTGTGGTGGTTCAAGAGCGCTGCAAGCCAATGA
- a CDS encoding ABC transporter permease, whose product MSTVATYARAPERGWLTPIGRRRWQNFKANRRGYWSFWIFLVLFGLSLCAEFIANDKPIVASYKGEILFPALVDYPEEKFGGFLAETDFRSDFIRDEIEANGWMVWPPIRYSYQTVNSNIPHSAPTAPFWLMSKEERCSAYPQGAADPGCIVGNLNWLGTDDQARDVMARMIYGFRISVLFGLALTIASAVIGVSAGAVQGYFGGWTDLLLQRFIEIWSSMPVLYILLIIAAILPPGFFILLGIMLLFSWVGFVGVVRAEFLRARNFEYVNAARALGVGNGTIMYRHLLPNAMVATLTFLPFILSGSITTLTSLDFLGFGMPPGSPSLGEMISQGKSNLQAPWLGLTAFFAMSIMLSLLIFVGEATRDAFDPRKTFR is encoded by the coding sequence ATGAGCACGGTCGCGACCTATGCGAGGGCACCCGAAAGGGGCTGGCTGACCCCGATCGGCCGGCGGCGCTGGCAGAACTTCAAGGCGAACCGGCGTGGCTACTGGTCGTTCTGGATCTTCCTTGTACTCTTCGGCCTCAGCCTCTGTGCCGAATTTATCGCCAACGACAAGCCGATCGTCGCCTCCTACAAGGGCGAGATCCTGTTTCCGGCGTTGGTGGACTATCCCGAAGAAAAGTTCGGCGGCTTCCTCGCCGAAACCGACTTCCGTTCCGATTTCATCCGCGACGAGATCGAGGCGAACGGCTGGATGGTGTGGCCGCCGATCCGCTATTCATACCAGACGGTCAACTCCAACATCCCGCATTCGGCGCCGACCGCGCCCTTCTGGCTGATGAGCAAGGAGGAGCGCTGCTCCGCCTATCCGCAAGGCGCCGCCGATCCCGGATGCATAGTCGGCAACTTGAATTGGCTCGGCACCGACGACCAGGCGCGCGACGTCATGGCGCGGATGATCTACGGTTTCCGCATCTCGGTGCTGTTCGGCCTCGCGCTTACCATCGCCTCCGCGGTGATCGGCGTTTCGGCCGGCGCGGTGCAGGGCTATTTCGGCGGCTGGACCGACTTGCTTCTTCAACGCTTCATCGAGATCTGGTCGTCGATGCCGGTGCTCTACATCCTGCTGATCATTGCTGCCATCCTGCCGCCCGGCTTCTTCATCCTGCTCGGCATCATGCTGCTCTTCTCCTGGGTCGGCTTCGTCGGCGTGGTCCGGGCCGAATTCCTGAGGGCGCGGAATTTCGAATACGTCAATGCGGCACGCGCGCTCGGCGTCGGCAACGGCACCATCATGTACCGGCACCTGTTGCCGAACGCGATGGTGGCGACGCTGACCTTCCTGCCTTTCATCCTGTCGGGCTCGATCACCACGCTGACCTCGCTCGACTTCCTCGGTTTCGGCATGCCGCCCGGCTCGCCGTCGCTCGGCGAGATGATCTCACAGGGCAAGTCGAATCTCCAGGCGCCCTGGCTGGGGCTCACGGCCTTCTTCGCCATGTCGATCATGCTGTCGCTGCTGATCTTCGTCGGTGAGGCGACGCGCGACGCCTTCGACCCGAGAAAGACG
- a CDS encoding methylglyoxal synthase: MADRKCLALIAHDQKKDDLAAFAKAHEATLSGWKIVATGTTGGRVLDACPGLDVTRLKSGPLGGDQQIGALIATGDVDCLIFFVDPLTAMPHDVDVKALMRLAIVYDIPMALNRATAEQLIDFRRN; the protein is encoded by the coding sequence ATGGCAGATCGCAAATGTCTCGCCCTGATCGCCCATGATCAGAAGAAGGATGACCTCGCGGCCTTCGCCAAGGCGCACGAGGCGACGCTTTCCGGTTGGAAGATCGTTGCGACCGGAACGACCGGCGGCCGCGTTCTCGACGCCTGCCCCGGCCTCGACGTCACGCGGCTGAAAAGCGGTCCGCTCGGCGGCGACCAGCAGATCGGTGCGTTGATCGCCACCGGCGACGTGGACTGCCTTATCTTCTTCGTCGATCCGCTGACCGCCATGCCCCACGACGTCGACGTCAAGGCGCTGATGCGGCTGGCGATCGTCTACGATATTCCGATGGCGCTCAATCGCGCGACCGCCGAGCAGTTGATCGACTTCAGGCGCAACTGA
- a CDS encoding microcin C ABC transporter permease YejB: MGAYILRRLLLMIPTIIGIMAISFAVVQFAPGGPVEQVISDLTNAAGSDRLSGTGGDLVPGGGDDGGRYRGAQGLDPEFIAKLEKQFGFDKPPLERFVTMMWNYARFDFGESFFRNTSVVDLIVEKMPVSISLGVWILIFSYAISIPLGIRKAVSDGSTFDVWTSGVIIIGYAVPSFLFAILLIVIFAGGSFFDWFPLRGLVSENFNELPWWQKILDYFWHMTLPLITLLLSAFATTTLLTKNSFIDEIKKQYVTTARAKGLTERKVLYGHVFRNAMLIIIAGFPGAFISAFFTGSLLIEYIFSLDGLGRLGYDAVVKRDYPIVFATLYIYSLMGLVVGLISDLIYTWVDPRIDFERRDV; the protein is encoded by the coding sequence ATGGGTGCCTATATCCTGCGCCGGCTGCTCTTGATGATCCCGACGATCATCGGGATCATGGCGATCTCCTTTGCCGTCGTGCAGTTCGCGCCGGGCGGCCCGGTAGAGCAGGTGATTTCGGATCTGACGAATGCCGCGGGATCCGATCGGCTGTCCGGTACTGGTGGCGATCTCGTCCCGGGTGGCGGCGACGACGGCGGACGCTATCGCGGCGCGCAGGGCCTCGATCCCGAATTCATCGCCAAGCTCGAGAAGCAGTTCGGCTTCGACAAGCCGCCGCTCGAGCGCTTCGTCACGATGATGTGGAACTATGCCCGCTTCGACTTCGGCGAGAGCTTCTTCCGCAACACCTCGGTCGTCGACCTCATCGTCGAGAAGATGCCAGTGTCGATCTCGCTCGGGGTCTGGATCCTCATCTTCTCCTACGCCATCTCCATCCCGCTCGGCATCAGGAAGGCCGTCTCCGACGGCTCGACTTTCGACGTCTGGACCTCCGGCGTCATCATCATCGGCTATGCGGTTCCGAGCTTCCTGTTCGCCATTCTCCTGATCGTAATCTTCGCCGGCGGCTCCTTTTTCGACTGGTTCCCCTTGCGCGGCCTCGTTTCGGAGAATTTCAATGAGCTACCCTGGTGGCAGAAGATCCTCGACTATTTCTGGCACATGACGCTACCGCTGATCACGCTGCTGCTTTCGGCCTTCGCGACGACTACCCTGCTTACCAAGAATTCCTTCATCGACGAGATCAAGAAGCAATATGTGACGACGGCGCGCGCCAAGGGGCTCACCGAGCGCAAGGTGCTCTACGGTCACGTCTTCCGCAATGCGATGCTGATCATCATCGCCGGTTTTCCCGGCGCCTTCATTTCCGCCTTCTTCACCGGCTCGCTGCTGATCGAGTACATCTTCTCCCTCGATGGCCTTGGCCGGCTCGGCTATGACGCGGTGGTCAAGCGCGACTATCCGATCGTCTTCGCGACCCTCTACATCTACTCGCTGATGGGCCTCGTCGTCGGCCTCATCTCCGACCTGATCTACACTTGGGTCGACCCCCGCATCGACTTCGAGCGGAGGGATGTCTGA
- the mepA gene encoding penicillin-insensitive murein endopeptidase — translation MGFDTSAALRRCGAGLLALAVSAGLLTTDAASGDGTPAKELFGAKALPTEAAPTSYGFYSKGCLAGGIAIPTDGPTWQAMRLSRNRRWGHPEMIALIERLSHDAAERIGWPGLLLGDISQPRGGPMLSGHASHQIGLDADIWLTPMPQRTLSYQERESISATSMLDKSKFLTIDRSVWTPAHARLIMMAASYPDVERVFVNPAIKKKLCDTWRGDRAALGKVRPIYGHDYHFHIRIKCPAGSQGCKDQAAVPAGDGCDKSLAWWFTDTPWAKPKKKPGEKPPKPKFAMLGDLPKACALVLNGPAPGSEQQATYGTAYRAPAAIPAAATSIEAVIGAAAEAPLANIPVPLPRPALQ, via the coding sequence ATGGGATTTGACACGAGTGCTGCGCTTCGACGCTGCGGCGCTGGGCTCTTGGCCCTGGCCGTGAGCGCGGGCCTGCTGACGACCGACGCCGCGTCGGGGGACGGCACGCCCGCCAAGGAGCTCTTCGGCGCAAAGGCGTTGCCGACCGAGGCGGCGCCGACGTCTTACGGCTTCTACTCCAAGGGTTGCCTGGCCGGCGGTATCGCTATCCCCACCGATGGCCCGACCTGGCAGGCGATGCGCCTGTCGCGCAACCGGCGCTGGGGGCATCCTGAGATGATCGCGTTAATCGAGCGCCTCTCCCACGATGCGGCCGAAAGGATTGGCTGGCCCGGCCTTCTGCTCGGTGATATCTCGCAGCCGCGCGGCGGCCCGATGCTGTCGGGCCATGCCTCGCACCAGATCGGGCTCGACGCCGATATCTGGTTGACGCCGATGCCGCAGAGGACGCTCAGCTATCAGGAGCGCGAATCGATTTCCGCGACCTCCATGCTCGACAAGAGCAAGTTCCTGACGATCGACCGGTCCGTGTGGACCCCCGCCCATGCGCGGCTGATCATGATGGCGGCGAGCTACCCCGACGTCGAGCGCGTCTTCGTCAACCCGGCCATCAAGAAGAAGCTCTGCGACACCTGGCGTGGCGATCGCGCAGCACTCGGCAAGGTGCGGCCGATCTACGGCCACGACTACCATTTCCACATTCGCATCAAGTGCCCGGCCGGCTCGCAGGGCTGCAAGGACCAGGCCGCGGTGCCGGCCGGCGACGGCTGCGACAAGTCGCTCGCCTGGTGGTTTACCGACACGCCCTGGGCAAAGCCGAAGAAGAAACCCGGCGAGAAGCCGCCAAAGCCGAAATTTGCGATGCTCGGCGACCTGCCGAAGGCCTGCGCCCTCGTGCTGAACGGCCCCGCGCCGGGCTCCGAACAGCAGGCGACCTACGGCACGGCCTATCGGGCTCCTGCCGCCATTCCCGCCGCGGCGACGAGCATCGAAGCGGTCATCGGCGCCGCGGCCGAAGCGCCGCTCGCCAATATCCCGGTGCCGCTGCCGCGCCCCGCCCTCCAATAA
- a CDS encoding methylated-DNA--[protein]-cysteine S-methyltransferase has product MNVVTTIPTDITPDGTDYDTVRHVIEMLTEDYRDQPSLETIARRLRQSPTQLQKVFTRWAGLSPKAFLQAVTLDHAKRLLRQEDMPLLETSIEVGLSGPGRLHDLFVTHEAMSPGEWKARGTGLTIRYGFHPSPFGTALVMVTDRGLAGLAFADAGEERASFEDMSRRWPNATYREDSAATARYAARIFNPERWCADEPLNIVLIGSDFQIRVWQALLNIPLGKATTYSKIAGEIGQPTASRAVGAAVGRNPISFVVPCHRALGKGGELTGYHWGLTRKRAILGWEAGKA; this is encoded by the coding sequence ATGAACGTCGTGACAACCATTCCCACCGACATCACCCCGGACGGCACCGACTACGATACGGTGCGGCACGTCATCGAGATGCTGACGGAGGATTACCGCGACCAGCCGTCGCTCGAAACGATCGCCCGGCGGTTACGCCAATCGCCGACGCAGCTTCAGAAGGTCTTCACCCGCTGGGCCGGGCTTTCGCCAAAGGCCTTCCTGCAGGCGGTGACCCTCGACCATGCCAAGCGGCTGCTGCGGCAGGAGGACATGCCGCTGCTCGAGACCAGCATCGAGGTCGGGCTCTCCGGACCCGGGCGGCTGCACGACCTGTTCGTCACCCATGAGGCGATGTCGCCCGGCGAGTGGAAGGCCCGCGGCACCGGCCTGACGATCCGCTACGGCTTCCACCCCTCCCCCTTCGGCACGGCGCTGGTGATGGTCACCGACCGCGGCCTCGCAGGCCTTGCCTTCGCCGATGCCGGCGAGGAGCGTGCGAGCTTCGAGGACATGTCCCGCCGCTGGCCGAACGCCACCTATCGGGAGGACAGCGCGGCGACCGCACGCTATGCGGCACGCATCTTCAACCCGGAGCGCTGGTGCGCCGACGAGCCGCTCAACATCGTGCTGATCGGCTCGGATTTCCAGATCCGGGTCTGGCAGGCGCTGTTGAACATCCCGCTCGGCAAGGCCACGACCTATTCGAAGATCGCCGGTGAAATCGGCCAGCCCACGGCATCGCGCGCCGTCGGCGCTGCGGTCGGACGCAATCCGATCTCCTTCGTCGTGCCCTGCCACCGGGCGCTCGGCAAGGGCGGCGAGCTTACCGGCTACCATTGGGGGCTGACGCGAAAGCGGGCGATCCTGGGGTGGGAAGCCGGGAAAGCATGA
- a CDS encoding glucokinase, with translation MPSASEHSFSFPILIGDIGGTNARFALLVDAASELLQLPPVKTGDFATIEEALQKSILDQIAEKPRSAILAVAGPIKSDEIPLTNAGWVIRPKDMLARLGLEDVLVINDFEAQALAIAAPADQDVVQIGGGSVRPRSSRVVLGPGTGLGVAGLVFAQDTWIPVPGEGGHVDIGPRSERDFRIWPFLDPIECRMAGEQILCGRGIMNLYRAVCAADGVEPSLKDQAEVTTRALSGQDPAAVETVSLFCTYLGRVAGDMALIFMARGGVFLAGGISQKILSALMKPEFRAAFEDKAPHSALMRSIPTFAVVHPMAALSGLAAFARAPRDFGVAMEGRRWRS, from the coding sequence ATGCCCAGTGCGAGTGAACACAGTTTCTCCTTTCCGATATTGATCGGCGATATCGGTGGCACCAACGCCCGTTTCGCATTGCTCGTCGATGCAGCTTCCGAGCTCCTGCAACTGCCGCCCGTCAAGACGGGTGACTTCGCGACTATCGAAGAAGCGCTGCAGAAGAGCATTCTCGACCAGATCGCCGAAAAACCGCGCTCGGCGATCCTCGCCGTGGCAGGGCCGATCAAGAGCGACGAGATTCCGCTAACCAACGCCGGCTGGGTTATCCGGCCGAAGGACATGCTGGCGCGGCTCGGACTGGAAGACGTGCTGGTCATCAACGACTTCGAGGCGCAGGCGCTCGCCATTGCCGCGCCGGCCGACCAGGACGTCGTGCAGATCGGCGGTGGCAGCGTGCGGCCGCGGAGTTCCCGCGTGGTGCTCGGCCCCGGCACCGGGCTCGGCGTCGCCGGCCTCGTCTTCGCGCAGGACACCTGGATTCCCGTTCCGGGCGAAGGCGGCCATGTCGACATCGGACCGCGCAGCGAACGCGATTTCCGCATATGGCCGTTCCTCGATCCAATCGAGTGCCGCATGGCGGGAGAGCAGATCCTTTGCGGCCGCGGCATCATGAATCTCTACCGCGCCGTCTGCGCGGCCGATGGCGTCGAGCCGTCGCTGAAGGATCAGGCGGAGGTGACGACCAGGGCGCTTTCCGGGCAAGACCCGGCGGCGGTCGAGACAGTGTCGCTGTTCTGCACCTATCTGGGCCGCGTTGCCGGCGACATGGCGCTGATCTTCATGGCGCGCGGCGGAGTCTTCCTGGCCGGCGGTATTTCGCAGAAGATATTGTCGGCCCTGATGAAGCCGGAATTCCGCGCCGCCTTCGAGGACAAGGCGCCGCACTCGGCGCTGATGCGATCGATTCCCACTTTTGCGGTGGTTCATCCGATGGCGGCGCTTTCCGGGCTTGCCGCCTTCGCACGCGCGCCGCGAGATTTCGGTGTTGCAATGGAGGGACGGCGCTGGAGAAGCTGA
- a CDS encoding 2,3-bisphosphoglycerate-dependent phosphoglycerate mutase, protein MSGTLVLVRHGQSEWNLKNLFTGWRDPDLTELGVEEAKAGGKALAEYGIKFDVAFTSVLVRAQRTCQMVLDAVGQSSLETICDQALNERDYGDLSGLNKDDARAKWGEEQVHVWRRSYDVPPPGGESLRDTGARVWPYYLTEILPRVLSGEKVLVAAHGNSLRSLVMVLDRLTKEQVLNLNLATGVPMVYKLKADSTVVSKEVLGDMSGAH, encoded by the coding sequence ATGAGCGGCACTCTCGTCCTCGTCCGGCACGGCCAGAGCGAATGGAACCTGAAGAACCTTTTCACCGGCTGGCGCGATCCGGACCTGACCGAACTCGGCGTCGAGGAGGCAAAGGCCGGCGGCAAGGCGCTTGCCGAATACGGCATAAAATTCGATGTCGCCTTCACCTCCGTGCTGGTCCGTGCCCAGCGCACCTGCCAGATGGTGCTCGACGCCGTCGGCCAGTCCTCGCTCGAAACGATCTGCGACCAGGCACTCAACGAGCGCGACTATGGCGACCTCTCCGGTCTCAACAAGGACGATGCCCGCGCCAAATGGGGCGAGGAGCAGGTCCATGTCTGGCGCCGCTCCTATGACGTGCCGCCGCCCGGCGGCGAGAGCCTGCGCGATACCGGCGCCCGCGTCTGGCCCTACTACCTGACCGAAATCCTGCCGCGTGTGCTGTCCGGCGAGAAGGTGCTGGTCGCAGCCCACGGCAATTCGCTGCGATCTCTGGTGATGGTGCTCGACCGCTTGACCAAGGAGCAGGTCCTGAACCTCAACCTCGCCACCGGCGTACCGATGGTCTACAAGCTCAAGGCGGATTCCACCGTTGTTTCCAAGGAAGTGCTCGGCGACATGTCGGGCGCGCACTGA
- a CDS encoding ABC transporter ATP-binding protein, translating into MNARDRQQRTVDSETITGILRRVIAENGRDHIRGYAFAIACLVVVAATTGFTAWIMETVINEAFANRRADIVLAICGAIFAAFVLRGLATYGQAVALSKIGNNIVARYQRRLYAHLMALSVGYFHEHRSAQLAAKVSQNVSGIRDVLNMTVTSIARDFLTLVGLVGVMFSKDWLLSLIVFFVAPPLLLGLRYISKRLRLATREAVEVNSRVLGAMQETIQGITIVKAFTMENELRRKVETIIERAENRANRIARLSERTAPMTETFAGLAISSVLAYSAFRSIYGNVPPGAFFAFVTALLMAYDPARRLARLQVSLERAAVNARMIYEILDTVPHQRDRPDATELKLGEATVELRDVRFAYGNGEEILKGVSFRAEGGKTTALVGPSGAGKSTIISLIPRFYDPLAGQILIDGQDIAGVTKQSLRNGLAYVSQQPYLFEGSIRDNIRYGRPDATDAEIEEAARLAYAHDFILAQPEGYDTPVGEHGITLSGGQRQRLSIARALVRNAPILFLDEATSALDTESEAAVQKALEQAMSGRTVIVIAHRLSTVVNADKIVVLKDGTVIEEGSHEELARRPDGLYARLHNLQGSADAAVGAQIL; encoded by the coding sequence TTGAACGCCAGGGACAGACAACAGCGCACGGTCGACTCCGAGACGATCACCGGAATCCTGCGACGCGTCATCGCCGAAAACGGCCGCGACCACATCCGCGGCTATGCCTTTGCCATCGCCTGCCTCGTCGTGGTGGCGGCCACGACGGGTTTCACGGCCTGGATCATGGAAACGGTGATCAACGAGGCCTTCGCCAACCGGCGGGCCGATATCGTCCTGGCGATCTGCGGCGCCATCTTCGCCGCCTTCGTGCTGCGCGGCCTGGCGACCTACGGCCAGGCGGTGGCGCTCTCGAAGATCGGCAACAACATCGTGGCGCGCTATCAGCGCCGGCTTTACGCGCACCTGATGGCGCTCAGCGTCGGCTATTTCCACGAGCATCGCTCGGCGCAGCTTGCCGCCAAGGTCAGCCAGAACGTCAGCGGCATCCGCGACGTGCTCAACATGACGGTCACCTCGATCGCCCGGGATTTCCTGACCCTGGTCGGCCTGGTCGGCGTCATGTTCAGCAAGGACTGGCTGCTGTCGCTGATCGTGTTCTTCGTCGCGCCGCCGCTGCTGCTCGGCCTGCGCTATATTTCCAAGCGCTTGCGGCTGGCGACCCGCGAGGCGGTCGAGGTCAACAGCCGCGTCCTCGGCGCGATGCAGGAGACCATCCAGGGGATCACAATCGTCAAGGCCTTCACGATGGAGAACGAACTGCGCCGCAAGGTCGAGACGATCATCGAGCGGGCCGAGAACCGCGCCAACCGCATCGCACGGCTGAGCGAGCGCACCGCGCCGATGACGGAGACCTTTGCCGGCCTGGCGATCTCCAGCGTACTCGCCTATTCCGCCTTCCGCTCGATCTACGGCAACGTGCCGCCGGGCGCGTTCTTCGCCTTCGTCACCGCGCTGCTGATGGCCTATGACCCGGCGCGCCGCCTGGCGCGGCTGCAGGTGTCGCTGGAGCGCGCCGCCGTCAACGCCCGGATGATCTACGAAATCCTCGACACGGTTCCGCATCAGCGCGACCGCCCCGACGCCACCGAGCTGAAGCTCGGCGAGGCGACGGTCGAACTGCGCGACGTGCGCTTCGCCTATGGCAACGGCGAGGAGATCCTCAAAGGTGTCAGCTTCCGTGCCGAAGGCGGCAAGACGACGGCGCTGGTCGGCCCGTCCGGGGCCGGCAAGTCGACGATCATCAGCCTCATCCCGCGCTTCTACGATCCGCTGGCGGGGCAGATCCTCATCGACGGCCAGGACATTGCCGGCGTCACCAAGCAGTCGCTGCGCAACGGCCTCGCCTATGTCTCGCAGCAGCCGTATCTCTTCGAAGGCTCGATCCGCGACAACATCCGCTACGGCCGGCCGGACGCCACCGACGCCGAGATCGAGGAGGCCGCCCGCCTCGCCTATGCGCATGACTTCATCCTGGCGCAGCCTGAGGGCTACGACACGCCGGTCGGCGAACATGGGATCACCCTTTCCGGCGGCCAGCGCCAGCGGCTGTCGATCGCCCGTGCGCTGGTCCGCAACGCGCCGATCCTCTTTCTCGACGAGGCGACCTCGGCGCTCGACACCGAATCGGAAGCCGCCGTCCAGAAGGCCCTCGAACAGGCAATGAGCGGGCGCACCGTGATCGTCATCGCCCACCGACTGTCGACCGTCGTCAACGCCGACAAGATCGTCGTCCTGAAGGACGGCACGGTGATCGAGGAGGGGTCGCACGAGGAACTTGCACGGCGGCCGGACGGTCTCTACGCTCGCCTCCACAATCTCCAGGGCAGCGCGGACGCCGCCGTCGGCGCCCAAATCCTATAA
- the dapB gene encoding 4-hydroxy-tetrahydrodipicolinate reductase — protein sequence MSETDMKLVVVGAAGRMGQTLIRIVHSMAGVRLHAAVGRPGSPFIGRDAGELAGLGPIGVPVTDKPLEAFLDAEGVLDFTSPPTSVEFAGLAAQARIVHVVGTTGCSADDEAKILAAARHARIIKSGNMSLGVNLLGVLTEKAARALPAANWDIEILEMHHKHKVDAPSGTALLLGESAAKGRGIDLAAHSVRVRDGHTGPRPEGAIGFATLRGGSVIGEHSVMLAGEGEMVTLSHSATDRSIFARGAVAAALWGRGQKPGFYSMLDVLGLN from the coding sequence ATGAGCGAAACGGACATGAAGCTCGTGGTGGTCGGTGCGGCCGGCCGGATGGGCCAGACGCTCATCCGCATCGTCCACAGCATGGCCGGCGTGCGTCTTCACGCCGCCGTCGGGCGGCCCGGTTCGCCCTTCATCGGCCGCGATGCGGGCGAATTGGCAGGTCTCGGGCCGATCGGCGTCCCCGTCACCGACAAGCCCCTCGAAGCGTTCCTTGATGCCGAAGGCGTGCTCGATTTCACCTCGCCGCCGACCTCCGTCGAATTCGCCGGTCTTGCCGCCCAGGCGCGCATCGTCCACGTCGTCGGCACGACCGGGTGCTCGGCGGACGACGAGGCGAAGATCCTTGCCGCCGCCCGCCACGCCCGCATCATCAAGTCGGGCAATATGAGCCTCGGCGTCAACCTGCTCGGCGTTCTCACGGAAAAGGCGGCGCGCGCGCTTCCGGCCGCCAACTGGGATATCGAGATCCTCGAAATGCACCACAAGCACAAGGTCGACGCGCCCTCCGGCACGGCGCTGCTGCTCGGGGAGTCGGCCGCAAAGGGCCGCGGCATCGACCTTGCGGCCCATTCCGTCCGGGTGCGCGACGGCCATACCGGCCCGCGTCCCGAAGGGGCGATCGGCTTTGCGACGCTGCGCGGCGGCTCGGTCATCGGCGAGCACTCGGTGATGCTTGCGGGCGAGGGCGAGATGGTGACGCTCTCGCACAGCGCCACCGACCGCTCGATCTTCGCGCGCGGCGCCGTCGCGGCGGCCCTCTGGGGCCGCGGCCAGAAGCCGGGTTTCTATTCGATGCTCGATGTTCTCGGGCTTAACTGA